A genome region from Chryseobacterium indicum includes the following:
- a CDS encoding helix-turn-helix domain-containing protein encodes MDKTFVFETTQFDYDFINHIKKLRIEKGLSQEKLSLKMGLARSFVGNVENIKENHKYSTRHISLLAKAFGYKNISELMDFPTPQHDRIKVTVKQVYSETGTKVMESEVVGIEGIE; translated from the coding sequence ATGGACAAAACTTTCGTGTTTGAAACAACTCAATTTGACTATGACTTTATCAATCATATTAAAAAGCTGAGAATTGAAAAAGGACTATCTCAAGAGAAATTAAGCTTAAAAATGGGCTTAGCGAGAAGTTTTGTTGGTAATGTTGAAAATATAAAAGAAAATCATAAATATTCCACTCGCCACATTTCATTACTGGCAAAAGCATTCGGCTACAAAAATATTTCCGAACTCATGGACTTCCCCACTCCACAACACGACCGAATTAAAGTAACTGTAAAGCAGGTTTACAGCGAAACCGGAACAAAGGTGATGGAGAGTGAAGTGGTGGGAATTGAGGGGATTGAATAG
- a CDS encoding TIR domain-containing protein — protein MRKYNKIFISHQNVNDEKIKELADQLEENGCEVMISNLEKQLPELSDEEITYEQIDECEALLVLIGKGPNDNICVEKEIEEADRQDKIVVGIYMGGDEKSIPKSLENIGEGLIIYDIKKILSVLDGNPCPWEDNRGFPRQPINKVDKRDC, from the coding sequence ATGAGAAAATATAATAAAATTTTTATTAGTCATCAAAATGTAAATGATGAAAAGATAAAAGAGTTAGCAGATCAACTCGAAGAAAATGGATGTGAAGTAATGATAAGTAATTTGGAAAAACAACTTCCTGAATTATCTGATGAAGAAATTACGTATGAACAAATTGACGAGTGTGAAGCATTGCTAGTTTTAATAGGTAAAGGTCCAAATGATAATATTTGTGTAGAAAAAGAAATTGAGGAAGCTGATAGGCAGGATAAAATAGTAGTTGGGATATATATGGGAGGAGATGAAAAAAGTATTCCAAAATCACTTGAGAATATTGGAGAAGGTTTAATAATTTATGATATTAAAAAAATATTATCAGTATTAGATGGAAATCCATGTCCTTGGGAAGATAACAGAGGTTTTCCACGACAACCTATAAATAAAGTAGATAAACGAGATTGCTAA
- a CDS encoding thymidylate synthase — protein MQYREFTGINSFLVGMSKMLLQQSVVRNTRGFKCYELACPIIIKITNPLSRLINIPKRKWNYMLPYIESLWLASGRNDIDMVSKYVKKLRDFSDDNITMRAGYGPRLRHYKGLANDYNIDYEQKKSQLNNGIEVRIDQFKFVEKSFMKDPFTRQAVITLIDPSKDLFDPKGNLKITKDFPCTTTLQFIQNGGKLDLIVNMRSNDFIWGASGVNIFNFTFIQEYFAQILNLPIGEYYHIVNNFHYYEQFKQQIEELASIDDIHDECYHYQKGFNNLDEFYTRIKLLEKMEHELRVGMHVKLIDFDDDFFNDWAKVIYSFYNKSINLNFSNPQLNSLVINN, from the coding sequence ATGCAATATAGAGAATTCACAGGAATTAATTCTTTTTTAGTTGGTATGTCCAAGATGTTACTGCAACAATCTGTTGTTAGAAATACAAGGGGGTTTAAGTGTTATGAACTAGCATGTCCGATAATAATAAAGATTACTAATCCACTTTCACGCCTAATTAATATTCCTAAACGAAAATGGAATTACATGTTGCCATATATAGAAAGCCTTTGGCTGGCATCAGGAAGGAATGATATTGACATGGTATCTAAATATGTGAAAAAGTTGCGTGACTTTTCTGATGACAATATAACAATGAGAGCAGGATATGGACCGCGCTTACGTCACTATAAAGGATTGGCTAATGATTACAATATTGATTATGAACAGAAAAAATCACAGCTTAATAATGGTATTGAAGTTAGAATAGATCAGTTTAAATTTGTTGAGAAAAGTTTTATGAAAGATCCTTTTACTAGACAAGCTGTAATCACATTAATTGATCCTTCAAAGGATTTATTTGACCCCAAAGGTAATTTAAAAATTACTAAAGATTTTCCATGTACAACAACTTTACAGTTTATTCAAAATGGAGGGAAGTTGGACTTAATAGTTAATATGCGTTCTAATGATTTTATCTGGGGAGCTTCTGGTGTGAATATTTTTAACTTCACTTTTATTCAAGAATATTTTGCTCAAATATTGAATTTGCCAATTGGTGAATACTATCATATCGTTAACAATTTTCATTACTATGAGCAGTTTAAACAGCAAATTGAGGAACTTGCTTCAATTGATGATATTCATGATGAATGCTATCATTATCAAAAAGGCTTTAACAATCTAGATGAATTTTATACAAGAATTAAACTTCTTGAAAAAATGGAACATGAACTTCGGGTAGGTATGCATGTAAAACTTATTGATTTTGATGATGACTTTTTTAATGATTGGGCGAAGGTGATCTATTCATTTTATAACAAAAGCATTAATTTAAATTTTTCAAATCCGCAGCTTAATTCTCTGGTTATAAATAATTAA
- a CDS encoding nucleotide kinase domain-containing protein produces the protein MKEPIFNGAYMMTGSHKKYNMYMSKHAKWLKMVEYEFLKEKRIDRIINAKSLDEVYNILIECTFLGEFLAYQYMTDFNYSPVVNFDENTFVKAGIGAIRGIKKCFIDLGKYTYEDCIRFTQDNLLKYQDLYGFNSFKNLFGRELKLIDLQNCFCETDKYLRVKMPEIAVDNIRIKQKFTKPKSKIDFYFPPKWKINNKIKKCNIENSQELILF, from the coding sequence ATTAAAGAGCCAATCTTTAATGGAGCATATATGATGACTGGGAGTCATAAAAAATATAACATGTATATGTCAAAACATGCAAAATGGCTAAAAATGGTTGAATATGAATTTTTAAAAGAAAAACGTATCGATCGTATCATAAATGCAAAATCTCTAGATGAAGTATATAATATATTAATCGAGTGCACATTTTTAGGTGAATTTTTAGCATATCAATACATGACAGATTTTAATTATTCACCTGTAGTAAACTTTGATGAAAATACATTCGTTAAAGCCGGAATTGGGGCTATTAGAGGAATCAAAAAATGTTTTATTGATTTGGGTAAATACACATATGAAGATTGTATTCGGTTTACTCAAGATAATTTATTGAAATACCAAGATTTGTATGGATTCAACAGCTTTAAAAATTTATTTGGACGAGAATTGAAACTAATTGATCTTCAAAATTGCTTCTGTGAGACAGATAAATATTTGAGAGTTAAAATGCCAGAAATAGCTGTAGATAATATTCGCATTAAACAGAAATTCACAAAACCTAAATCTAAAATAGATTTCTACTTTCCTCCTAAATGGAAAATTAATAACAAAATCAAAAAATGCAATATAGAGAATTCACAGGAATTAATTCTTTTTTAG
- a CDS encoding IS5 family transposase, with amino-acid sequence MLGKNPEKKPELFRPMLVDFIDHEHELVLLSEKIDWNYFEKEFSPLYSKVGNPSHPIRFMVGCLLLKHLYNLGDETLEKAWIMNPYMQHFCGRVFFEHEFPCDPSNFVHFRKRIGEKGIEKIFAYSVRMHDAKTNTSNFVLSDTTVQENNTSFPTDAKLCKKVIDYCNKIAGNEGIKQRQRYTKVSKQMVRNTYNGKHPKRAKAARKSQRQLKTIAMRLIRELQRNFNAEQQEFYKDLMTLYTKVVTQKRNDADKIYSIHKPFTRCIAKGKAHSQYEFGNKVGLITTANKGKKIILGIKAFLQTPYDGHTIEPLLEQMETGGQKLPKELVYDRGGRGKSEIKGVKISIPSTPRKKDTAYQKQTKRKKFRTRAAIEPIIGHLKTDFRLAKNYFMGETGPQINALLAATAWNMKKMMELLKQKIIFLFYKIQIMLFSNPVFKNKLNSGFC; translated from the coding sequence ATGTTGGGGAAAAATCCAGAAAAGAAGCCAGAATTATTCCGCCCAATGTTGGTGGATTTTATTGACCACGAGCATGAACTTGTTCTACTTTCAGAAAAAATAGATTGGAATTATTTTGAGAAAGAATTTTCGCCCTTGTATTCCAAAGTGGGCAATCCGAGCCATCCGATTCGGTTTATGGTGGGTTGTTTGCTACTGAAACATTTGTATAATTTGGGCGATGAGACGTTGGAAAAAGCCTGGATCATGAATCCTTATATGCAGCATTTTTGTGGCAGGGTTTTCTTTGAACACGAATTTCCTTGTGACCCGAGTAATTTTGTTCATTTCCGAAAAAGAATTGGCGAAAAAGGTATCGAAAAAATCTTTGCCTACAGCGTAAGAATGCACGATGCCAAGACGAACACCTCAAATTTTGTTTTGTCCGATACTACCGTTCAGGAGAATAATACCTCTTTTCCTACCGATGCAAAATTGTGCAAAAAAGTGATTGATTATTGCAACAAAATAGCCGGAAATGAAGGCATAAAACAAAGACAACGCTACACAAAAGTCAGCAAACAAATGGTGCGCAACACCTACAACGGAAAACATCCCAAGCGGGCAAAAGCGGCAAGGAAATCTCAAAGACAGCTCAAAACCATCGCCATGAGACTGATTCGTGAATTGCAACGGAATTTTAATGCAGAACAGCAAGAATTTTATAAAGATTTAATGACATTGTACACCAAGGTTGTCACACAAAAAAGAAACGATGCCGATAAAATTTACAGCATTCACAAGCCTTTTACCCGATGTATTGCCAAAGGAAAAGCGCATAGCCAGTATGAATTTGGGAATAAGGTAGGTTTGATAACCACCGCCAACAAAGGCAAGAAAATTATTCTCGGGATTAAAGCATTTTTGCAAACTCCTTACGATGGTCACACCATAGAACCACTTTTGGAACAGATGGAAACCGGTGGTCAAAAGCTCCCAAAAGAACTCGTTTACGATAGAGGTGGCAGAGGAAAATCAGAAATAAAGGGCGTGAAAATCTCCATCCCAAGCACTCCAAGAAAAAAAGACACTGCTTATCAAAAGCAGACAAAGCGCAAAAAATTTAGAACCAGAGCGGCAATAGAACCTATCATCGGACATTTAAAAACCGATTTTAGGCTGGCAAAAAATTACTTCATGGGAGAAACGGGACCACAAATCAATGCATTACTAGCTGCAACCGCTTGGAACATGAAGAAAATGATGGAACTACTGAAACAGAAAATTATTTTCTTATTTTATAAGATACAAATTATGCTGTTTTCTAATCCTGTTTTTAAAAATAAATTAAATAGTGGGTTTTGTTAA
- a CDS encoding nucleotide kinase domain-containing protein: protein MKIRDEAYQYYFYFVQERMNIFWKRYNGATDCFTKDRILAENKFTNVYRAQDRVSQYLIRNVIYNSEESFTEHDLLFRILIFKIFNNIDTWKFLESKIGIIKISNFNTDIISNLLSERIISRSLTKPTI, encoded by the coding sequence ATGAAAATAAGAGACGAAGCATATCAATACTATTTCTATTTTGTTCAGGAGAGAATGAATATCTTTTGGAAAAGATATAACGGTGCAACAGATTGTTTTACGAAAGATAGAATTCTTGCTGAAAATAAATTTACCAACGTTTATCGTGCTCAAGATAGAGTTAGTCAATATTTAATTAGGAATGTTATATATAATAGTGAAGAATCTTTTACAGAACATGATTTACTATTTAGAATTCTAATTTTTAAAATATTTAATAACATTGATACTTGGAAGTTTTTAGAAAGTAAAATAGGTATAATAAAGATTTCTAATTTTAATACCGACATTATTAGTAATTTACTAAGTGAAAGAATAATTAGTCGTTCCTTAACAAAACCCACTATTTAA
- a CDS encoding DUF5606 family protein — protein MLLEKIISISGKPGLFKLVSQLRNGFIIEDVTTKKKVSIGNSSQVSLLDNIAMFTFDKEVPLFEVFENIAKNYDYKEAIHHKATDAELKEFMTASLPNYDTERVYASDIKKLAQWYNILQKAGYITPESFVKAEPETLEGEAATEEVNVEKEAPKKAPKAEKPAAPKVKATSAAKSAPKSTHRKQG, from the coding sequence ATGCTGTTAGAAAAAATAATTTCAATTTCAGGAAAACCAGGACTTTTCAAATTAGTTTCACAATTAAGAAACGGATTTATTATTGAAGACGTTACCACGAAGAAAAAAGTAAGCATTGGAAACTCCAGTCAGGTAAGTTTGTTGGATAACATCGCGATGTTTACCTTTGATAAAGAAGTTCCGTTGTTCGAAGTTTTTGAAAATATTGCTAAAAACTACGATTACAAAGAAGCGATCCACCATAAAGCAACAGATGCTGAACTGAAAGAATTCATGACGGCTTCTCTTCCAAACTACGATACCGAAAGAGTATACGCTTCAGACATCAAAAAATTGGCGCAGTGGTACAACATCCTTCAGAAAGCAGGATACATTACGCCGGAAAGCTTCGTAAAAGCAGAGCCTGAAACTTTAGAAGGTGAAGCAGCAACGGAAGAAGTAAACGTAGAAAAAGAAGCGCCTAAAAAAGCGCCAAAAGCAGAAAAACCAGCCGCTCCAAAAGTAAAAGCTACTTCTGCCGCAAAATCTGCTCCTAAGAGCACCCACAGAAAGCAAGGATAA
- the def gene encoding peptide deformylase, producing the protein MILPIRAFGDPVLRKVGKDIDKDYPELQELIGNMFETMYSANGIGLAAPQIGLDIRLFVIDVSPLAEDEDYEDIKDELAEFKKVFINARILEESGEEWKFNEGCLSIPDVREDVKRKGTIVIEYYDENFVKHTETFSDIRARVIQHEYDHIEGILFTDHLSALKKKLVKGKLSKITQGDVSIGYKMRFPK; encoded by the coding sequence ATGATTTTACCGATAAGAGCCTTTGGTGACCCAGTTTTAAGAAAAGTAGGTAAGGATATAGACAAAGATTATCCCGAGCTACAGGAATTGATAGGCAACATGTTCGAAACCATGTACAGCGCCAACGGAATTGGTTTGGCTGCTCCACAGATCGGACTGGATATCCGTCTTTTTGTGATCGACGTAAGTCCTTTGGCAGAAGATGAAGATTATGAGGATATTAAGGATGAACTGGCAGAATTCAAGAAAGTATTCATTAATGCCAGAATTCTTGAAGAATCCGGCGAAGAGTGGAAATTCAACGAGGGATGTCTTTCTATTCCGGATGTAAGAGAAGATGTAAAAAGAAAAGGAACCATCGTGATCGAATATTATGACGAAAATTTTGTAAAACATACAGAAACTTTTTCCGATATTAGAGCCCGCGTAATTCAGCATGAGTACGATCACATAGAAGGAATTTTGTTTACAGACCATTTAAGCGCCTTGAAGAAGAAGCTTGTAAAAGGGAAACTGTCGAAAATTACTCAGGGTGATGTAAGCATCGGTTACAAGATGAGATTTCCAAAATAA
- the ruvX gene encoding Holliday junction resolvase RuvX, whose translation MGQILAIDYGKARCGIAATDDMQIIASGLETVQTSLIIDFLTKYFGENRVDEVVIGLPTDLKGNVSEVETDILKFIEVFQKEFPMIKVHRFDERFTSKMASFFISQSGKNKKKRQEKGLIDKVSATIILQNFLEQRTR comes from the coding sequence ATGGGACAAATCCTTGCAATAGACTACGGAAAAGCTCGTTGCGGCATCGCTGCAACGGATGATATGCAGATTATTGCGAGCGGTCTGGAGACGGTGCAGACTTCATTAATTATTGATTTTCTGACGAAATATTTCGGTGAAAATCGGGTGGATGAAGTGGTAATCGGTCTTCCGACAGATTTAAAAGGGAATGTATCTGAAGTGGAAACAGATATTTTAAAATTCATCGAAGTTTTTCAGAAAGAGTTTCCGATGATAAAAGTACACCGCTTCGACGAGAGATTTACCTCCAAAATGGCTTCGTTTTTTATCTCCCAAAGCGGAAAGAATAAAAAGAAAAGACAGGAAAAAGGATTAATAGATAAAGTAAGCGCAACCATCATATTGCAGAATTTTTTAGAACAAAGAACAAGATGA
- a CDS encoding SixA phosphatase family protein — MKKLILVRHAKSDWPEETEDFDRPLADKGLEEAMHMSRFMKNNNVAIDYFVSSPAVRALNTCKIFNQTYQISINTNEKLYNPSESNFESVIYDLDDSHESVAFFSHNNGISNFANSISEDIFHFPTCGVAGFEIDCNSWSEFDGAKKKLLFFYSPGKI, encoded by the coding sequence ATGAAGAAACTCATCCTCGTAAGACATGCGAAAAGCGACTGGCCGGAAGAAACGGAAGACTTTGACAGACCTTTGGCAGACAAGGGTTTAGAAGAAGCAATGCATATGTCCCGATTCATGAAAAACAATAACGTAGCGATCGATTACTTTGTATCGAGCCCCGCAGTACGCGCACTGAATACGTGCAAAATTTTCAACCAGACTTACCAGATCAGCATTAATACGAATGAGAAACTTTATAATCCTTCCGAAAGCAATTTCGAATCTGTAATCTACGATCTGGACGACAGCCACGAATCGGTTGCCTTCTTCTCTCACAACAACGGAATTTCCAATTTTGCGAATTCCATTTCCGAAGATATTTTCCATTTTCCAACCTGCGGTGTTGCCGGTTTCGAAATCGACTGCAATTCGTGGTCGGAATTCGACGGTGCCAAAAAGAAACTGCTGTTCTTTTATTCTCCCGGAAAAATTTAA
- a CDS encoding serine hydrolase → MKQKLSFFLLLLSVGIANAQVEEKKLDELVQNTLKTFDVPGISVGVIKDGKVIYSKGFGVRSLTSKQPMDDTTLVGIASNSKGFTCTALAILADEGKLNWDDKVSKYIPEFQMYDPYVSQNVTIKDLVTHRAGLGLGQGDLMFFPEGGNLTVNDIVHNVRYLKPENPFRTTLDYNNIMFIVAGEVIHRVSGLSWAEFIEQRIMKPVGMTSSFGSYNRAKAVANKIDAHAPVDGKAIAVPHDWNETANAAGGIMSNIKDMTTWAEFLLNNFTTKDGKKLVSDKNFQQLWSLQIPSGVAAKNPYDTSFYGYGMGWFLSDVKGHKQVQHTGGLIGTVTQFTLIPDMKLGIVVLTNQQSGAAFNTITNTVKDSYLGIADRNWLKTYGDRMKKMEESFDKQKKEAFAKSETFKKDKNLQPKPEQFVGMYNDQWFGDVEIAQQGSIYRISCKSSPRLKGELLPYSNNSFIIKWDDRSYDADAYIIFDYDETGKAQSARLKPISDVTDFSFDFDDLDLRRK, encoded by the coding sequence ATGAAGCAGAAACTTTCTTTTTTCCTTCTTCTTTTATCGGTTGGGATTGCGAATGCGCAGGTTGAAGAGAAAAAACTGGATGAATTGGTCCAGAATACGTTAAAAACTTTCGACGTTCCGGGAATATCGGTTGGTGTGATTAAAGACGGAAAAGTAATTTATTCCAAAGGTTTTGGGGTACGTTCCTTAACTTCCAAACAACCGATGGACGATACTACATTGGTCGGAATCGCCTCCAATTCCAAAGGTTTTACCTGTACTGCTTTGGCAATTTTAGCAGACGAAGGAAAACTGAACTGGGACGATAAAGTTTCAAAATACATTCCGGAATTTCAGATGTACGATCCGTATGTTTCGCAGAATGTTACCATTAAAGATCTGGTAACACACAGAGCCGGATTAGGTTTGGGACAGGGAGATCTGATGTTCTTTCCGGAAGGCGGAAATTTAACCGTAAACGATATCGTTCACAACGTAAGATATTTAAAGCCTGAAAATCCTTTCAGAACTACTTTAGACTACAATAACATCATGTTTATCGTAGCCGGAGAAGTAATCCACAGAGTTTCGGGATTAAGCTGGGCAGAATTTATCGAACAGCGCATTATGAAGCCTGTGGGAATGACTTCAAGTTTCGGAAGCTACAACAGAGCCAAAGCTGTTGCCAACAAAATTGATGCTCATGCACCGGTAGACGGAAAAGCCATCGCCGTTCCTCACGACTGGAACGAGACAGCCAACGCAGCCGGAGGAATTATGAGTAATATTAAAGACATGACAACTTGGGCAGAATTCCTGCTGAACAATTTTACAACGAAAGACGGCAAAAAATTGGTTTCAGATAAAAACTTTCAGCAGTTGTGGAGTTTACAGATTCCGAGTGGTGTGGCGGCGAAAAATCCTTATGATACCAGTTTCTACGGATACGGAATGGGTTGGTTTTTAAGCGATGTGAAAGGTCATAAACAGGTTCAGCATACAGGAGGACTGATCGGAACGGTAACGCAGTTTACGCTGATTCCGGATATGAAACTTGGAATTGTTGTTTTAACGAATCAGCAATCGGGAGCGGCTTTCAACACGATTACCAATACCGTGAAAGATTCTTATCTGGGAATTGCAGACCGCAACTGGCTGAAAACCTACGGCGACCGAATGAAAAAAATGGAAGAAAGTTTTGATAAGCAGAAAAAAGAGGCTTTTGCAAAATCTGAAACATTTAAAAAAGATAAAAATTTACAGCCAAAACCGGAGCAGTTTGTAGGAATGTACAACGATCAATGGTTTGGTGATGTGGAAATTGCGCAGCAGGGAAGTATCTACAGAATCTCATGCAAAAGTTCTCCACGTTTAAAAGGTGAACTTCTTCCGTATTCCAATAATTCTTTCATCATTAAATGGGACGACAGAAGTTACGATGCCGATGCGTATATTATTTTTGATTATGATGAAACCGGAAAAGCACAATCTGCAAGATTAAAACCAATCTCAGACGTTACAGATTTCAGTTTTGATTTTGATGATCTGGATCTGAGAAGAAAATAA
- a CDS encoding metallophosphoesterase family protein — MTKILLLSDSHSYIDDRILEYAGQADEIWHGGDFGSMDVIEQLEKIKPLKGVYGNIDNAKIRSEFPEVCHFRCENVEVLMIHIGGYPGKYTPLAKQEIAEKAPKLFISGHSHILKAIFDEKNNLLHLNPGACGKQGWHKMRTMMRFVIDDTEIKDLEVIELGPKF; from the coding sequence ATGACGAAAATCCTTCTTCTTTCCGACTCTCATTCATATATCGACGACCGCATTTTAGAATATGCAGGTCAGGCGGATGAAATCTGGCATGGCGGAGATTTCGGAAGTATGGATGTAATTGAGCAGCTTGAAAAGATAAAACCGCTGAAAGGAGTTTACGGAAATATCGACAATGCGAAAATCCGTTCTGAGTTTCCGGAAGTGTGTCATTTTAGATGCGAAAATGTAGAAGTTTTGATGATCCACATCGGTGGCTATCCGGGAAAATATACACCTTTGGCAAAGCAGGAGATTGCCGAAAAAGCTCCGAAGCTGTTTATTTCGGGACATTCACACATTTTGAAGGCAATTTTTGATGAAAAAAACAATCTTCTTCACCTGAATCCAGGAGCGTGCGGAAAACAGGGATGGCATAAAATGCGGACGATGATGCGTTTTGTAATCGATGATACGGAAATAAAGGATTTGGAGGTTATTGAATTGGGACCGAAGTTTTAA
- a CDS encoding Smr/MutS family protein has translation MKIGDKVSVVDEDLNGLVTSVKGNIVVFKDEYGFTHQYPKEKLVPKISDFYENTPIIKKAEPKKVISKAHQKNHLVLDLHFHNLVKNPNDYTSFERLFIQKERLVETINFCRKHNLKRLEIVHGIGDGVLQKMVFDTLESQTNVDFYNKEILHHQSGAVMVEFH, from the coding sequence ATGAAAATTGGTGATAAAGTTTCTGTGGTAGATGAAGATTTAAACGGGCTGGTTACTTCCGTGAAGGGAAATATCGTGGTTTTTAAAGATGAGTACGGTTTTACGCATCAATATCCAAAGGAGAAACTGGTTCCGAAAATTTCGGATTTTTATGAAAATACTCCCATCATAAAAAAAGCGGAGCCAAAAAAGGTAATTTCCAAAGCACATCAGAAAAATCATTTGGTTCTTGATCTTCATTTTCATAATTTAGTTAAAAATCCAAATGATTACACTAGTTTTGAAAGACTTTTCATCCAAAAAGAAAGATTGGTGGAAACCATCAACTTTTGCAGAAAACATAATCTGAAAAGGCTGGAAATCGTACACGGAATCGGAGACGGTGTTTTGCAGAAAATGGTATTCGATACGTTAGAAAGCCAGACGAATGTGGATTTTTATAATAAGGAAATACTTCATCATCAATCGGGTGCGGTAATGGTAGAATTTCACTAA